In Acidimicrobiales bacterium, one genomic interval encodes:
- a CDS encoding DUF6285 domain-containing protein encodes MPSAAELLDAVREFLESEVVPATEGRVRFHVRVAGNVVGMAARELALGPTHAAAHAARLATLGVRSEAELAAAIRSGALDGRSAEVRAVVRATVADKLSVANPQYARGAGGDADPGPASL; translated from the coding sequence GTGCCGTCGGCGGCCGAGCTGCTCGACGCCGTGCGGGAGTTCCTGGAGTCCGAAGTCGTCCCGGCCACGGAGGGTCGGGTGCGCTTCCACGTCCGGGTGGCGGGCAACGTCGTGGGCATGGCGGCCCGGGAGCTCGCACTGGGCCCCACGCACGCTGCCGCCCACGCCGCCCGCCTGGCCACCCTGGGCGTGCGCAGCGAGGCCGAGCTGGCCGCGGCCATCCGGTCCGGCGCCCTCGACGGTCGGTCGGCGGAGGTGCGCGCCGTGGTGCGGGCGACGGTCGCCGACAAGCTCTCCGTCGCCAACCCGCAGTACGCGCGGGGTGCGGGCGGCGACGCCGACCCGGGGCCCGCGTCCCTGTAA
- a CDS encoding phosphotransferase family protein, with product MVGADLVEGLQAVVGRAIGEVVSVEDLARLPGGASRETWSFTARRRDGTGQRLVLRRDPPGAPGSGLRLEASLLAAAARVGVPVPRVVAAGGETAGGETAGPHGLGASAASHGLGAAFMVMEFVEGETIPRRILRDERLAGIRPVLAEHCGRVLAAIHRMAPAEVPGLAGGDPLEQLRGLLDHLGQPHPAFELGLRWLAETRPPPSAESVVHGDFRNGNLIIGPEGIRAVLDWELAHVGDPLEDLGWLCVKAWRFGAALPVGGFGTTDQLVGAYQEAGGGSVDPDALRWWQMLGTVRWGVICIVQALTHTTGAVRSVELAAIGRRVCEVEWDVLELLP from the coding sequence ATGGTCGGTGCCGATCTGGTCGAGGGGCTGCAGGCGGTCGTCGGGCGCGCCATCGGGGAGGTGGTCAGCGTCGAGGACCTGGCCCGGTTGCCCGGGGGGGCGTCGCGTGAGACGTGGAGTTTCACGGCGCGCCGGCGCGACGGCACAGGGCAGCGTCTCGTCCTGCGCCGCGACCCGCCCGGTGCACCGGGGTCGGGACTGCGCCTCGAGGCGTCGCTCCTGGCGGCGGCGGCGCGCGTCGGTGTCCCCGTGCCGCGCGTGGTGGCGGCCGGGGGTGAGACGGCCGGGGGTGAGACGGCCGGGCCTCACGGTCTCGGCGCCTCCGCCGCATCTCACGGGCTCGGCGCCGCGTTCATGGTCATGGAGTTCGTGGAGGGCGAGACGATCCCGCGTCGGATCCTGCGTGACGAGCGGCTGGCGGGCATCCGCCCCGTCCTGGCCGAGCACTGCGGCCGGGTGCTGGCCGCGATCCATCGCATGGCACCGGCCGAGGTGCCCGGGCTGGCCGGCGGCGACCCGCTCGAGCAGCTGCGCGGCCTGCTCGACCATCTGGGGCAGCCGCATCCGGCGTTCGAGCTCGGGCTCCGGTGGCTCGCCGAGACGCGCCCGCCGCCATCGGCGGAGTCGGTGGTGCACGGTGACTTCCGCAACGGGAACCTCATCATCGGGCCCGAGGGGATCCGGGCCGTCCTCGACTGGGAGCTCGCCCACGTGGGCGATCCGCTCGAGGACCTCGGGTGGCTGTGCGTCAAGGCCTGGCGGTTCGGTGCGGCGCTCCCGGTGGGCGGCTTCGGCACCACCGACCAGCTCGTCGGGGCGTACCAGGAGGCCGGTGGGGGCAGCGTGGACCCCGACGCCCTGCGCTGGTGGCAGATGCTCGGCACCGTTCGGTGGGGGGTCATCTGCATCGTGCAGGCGTTGACCCACACGACGGGTGCGGTCCGTTCCGTCGAGCTCGCCGCCATCGGCAGGCGGGTGTGCGAGGTGGAGTGGGACGTGCTGGAGCTGCTGCCGTGA
- a CDS encoding methyltransferase domain-containing protein, producing the protein MDRATIDVYDARGAAWAARRRPVRRADARAFARQVTGGALRVDLGCGAGRYTADLGLPVVGLDAARGMLELCRRAAPAAALVQADLEALPFGRGTLHGGWANMSYLHLPSARLPAALAHLHGALVTDAPLDLQVLAGDYEGDALPDDDVGGRFFAAWTPERLLDVLVGAGFAVENVQLDGDVVRGRARRARSLPDTVGPGMGLLVVGLNPSRYAADAGVGYARPGNRFWPAALAAGVVTRDRDAFHALRVHGVGMTDLVKRATPGASVLGAVEYRAGMARVERLVRWLEPDAVCFVGLSGWRVAVDPGATTGPQPEGIGGRPAYVMPSTSGANAHARLDALTEHLRAAAERGGRRRAP; encoded by the coding sequence ATGGACCGGGCCACGATCGATGTGTACGACGCGCGCGGTGCGGCCTGGGCGGCCCGCCGCCGCCCTGTGCGCCGCGCCGATGCCCGGGCCTTCGCCCGCCAGGTGACCGGCGGAGCCCTGCGTGTCGACCTCGGCTGCGGGGCGGGGCGTTACACCGCTGACCTCGGCCTGCCCGTCGTCGGCCTCGACGCCGCCCGGGGCATGCTGGAGCTGTGCCGGCGGGCGGCACCCGCCGCCGCCCTGGTGCAGGCCGATCTCGAGGCGCTCCCGTTCGGTCGCGGCACGCTGCACGGGGGGTGGGCGAACATGAGCTACCTCCACCTCCCGAGCGCCCGGCTCCCGGCGGCGCTCGCCCACCTGCACGGCGCGCTGGTGACCGACGCCCCGCTCGACCTCCAGGTCCTGGCCGGCGACTACGAGGGGGACGCGCTGCCCGACGACGACGTGGGTGGGCGGTTCTTCGCGGCGTGGACGCCCGAGCGCCTCCTCGACGTCCTCGTGGGCGCCGGCTTCGCCGTCGAGAACGTGCAGCTCGACGGCGACGTGGTGCGGGGCCGCGCCCGGCGCGCCCGCTCGCTGCCCGACACCGTCGGCCCGGGGATGGGCCTGCTCGTCGTGGGCCTCAACCCGAGCCGGTACGCCGCGGACGCCGGCGTCGGCTATGCGCGGCCGGGCAATCGGTTCTGGCCCGCGGCCCTGGCGGCCGGGGTCGTCACCCGCGACCGCGACGCGTTCCACGCGCTGCGCGTCCACGGGGTCGGGATGACCGATCTGGTCAAACGGGCCACCCCGGGCGCCTCGGTGCTGGGCGCGGTCGAGTACCGGGCGGGCATGGCACGCGTCGAGCGGTTGGTGCGGTGGTTGGAGCCGGATGCCGTGTGTTTCGTGGGCCTGTCGGGGTGGCGGGTCGCGGTCGACCCCGGCGCCACGACAGGCCCCCAACCCGAGGGCATCGGCGGGCGTCCGGCATACGTGATGCCGTCGACCAGCGGGGCCAACGCGCACGCCCGCCTCGACGCTCTCACCGAGCACCTCCGGGCGGCCGCCGAGCGCGGCGGGCGACGACGGGCACCGTGA
- a CDS encoding methyltransferase domain-containing protein — protein MVPGHDTDVSAPPRATGVDAAAVARAGCVAPRAPSTRAGTAHSVTGPGSCDDEASASVYAQHYDPAFGRRFAERALDALVVVRGARVLDVACSTGIFARLAAHVVGHTGRVVGIDPSPAAIEAARRIDITSIVEWQTWEDARLAFPDAAFDVVACQHALHRFADPVAALEDMRRVLAPGGRLGITTWGPIEENPAFAAQLDATIKAGLDQSGVVEMLLDAFAYHRIEDLRDLTRAAGFTDVSVRTVRMLTALPRVAQWVRVYPSLPPLSRAWRDCTQQARIQFLSRATELLRPFEHDGVLRVQASSRLVVARAPFR, from the coding sequence GTGGTACCCGGCCACGACACCGACGTCAGCGCACCACCACGAGCCACTGGTGTCGACGCTGCCGCCGTGGCGCGCGCCGGCTGCGTGGCGCCGAGGGCGCCGTCGACGCGCGCCGGAACGGCACACTCCGTCACCGGCCCCGGCTCGTGTGACGACGAGGCCTCCGCATCCGTCTACGCGCAGCACTACGACCCCGCGTTCGGCCGTCGCTTCGCAGAGCGCGCCCTCGACGCCCTCGTCGTCGTCCGCGGTGCGCGGGTGCTCGACGTCGCCTGCAGCACGGGGATCTTCGCGCGGCTCGCCGCCCATGTCGTCGGCCACACCGGCAGGGTGGTGGGCATCGACCCCTCGCCCGCGGCCATCGAGGCGGCCCGGCGCATCGACATCACCAGCATCGTCGAATGGCAGACGTGGGAGGACGCCCGGCTGGCGTTCCCCGACGCGGCCTTCGACGTCGTCGCCTGCCAGCACGCGCTCCACCGGTTCGCCGACCCGGTCGCCGCGCTCGAGGACATGCGGCGCGTCCTCGCCCCCGGCGGTCGCCTCGGCATCACGACATGGGGCCCGATCGAGGAGAACCCTGCCTTCGCGGCCCAGCTCGACGCCACCATCAAGGCCGGGCTCGACCAATCGGGCGTGGTCGAGATGCTCCTCGACGCGTTCGCCTATCACCGCATCGAGGACCTCCGGGACCTGACGCGAGCGGCCGGGTTCACCGACGTGTCGGTGCGCACCGTCAGGATGCTCACGGCGTTGCCCCGCGTGGCGCAGTGGGTGCGCGTCTACCCGTCGCTGCCACCACTGTCGCGAGCCTGGCGGGACTGCACCCAGCAGGCCCGCATCCAGTTCCTGTCCCGGGCGACGGAGCTGCTGCGCCCGTTCGAGCACGACGGCGTGCTGCGCGTCCAGGCCTCGTCGCGCCTCGTCGTGGCCCGCGCGCCGTTCCGCTGA
- a CDS encoding ABC transporter permease, producing MTTTVIGPGTGGPPGPAAKPTAASRVHWVIADTLTITKRNLISYTRTPEALFFSTLQPIMFVLLFRYVFGGAINPGNHLSYIDYLMAGIFVQSVAFGGIGAAVGLAEDLHEGLIERFRALPMARSAVLAGRTTADLVRNVFVVVLMTGVGAAVGFDFPNGALGFLASVALVLLFSYALLWGFAFVGLMASNSETAQVMAFPILFPLIFASPAFVPARQLPGWLRAFANHQPVGVVINAMRALMVGPAAGVGSTSGHVVEALAWCAGLLLVLAPLAVWRYRRTS from the coding sequence ATGACGACCACGGTGATCGGCCCGGGCACGGGTGGACCGCCCGGGCCGGCGGCCAAGCCGACGGCGGCGTCGCGGGTGCACTGGGTGATCGCCGACACCCTGACCATCACCAAGCGCAACCTGATCTCCTACACCCGGACACCCGAGGCGCTGTTCTTCTCCACGCTGCAGCCGATCATGTTCGTGCTCCTGTTCCGCTACGTGTTCGGCGGGGCGATCAACCCCGGGAACCACCTGAGCTACATCGACTACCTGATGGCCGGCATCTTCGTGCAGAGCGTGGCCTTCGGTGGGATCGGTGCGGCCGTCGGGCTCGCCGAGGACCTGCACGAGGGCCTGATCGAGCGGTTCCGGGCCCTTCCCATGGCCCGCTCCGCCGTTCTCGCCGGCCGGACCACGGCCGACCTGGTGCGCAACGTCTTCGTCGTCGTGCTCATGACCGGCGTGGGTGCCGCGGTGGGCTTCGACTTCCCGAACGGAGCGCTCGGGTTCCTCGCCAGCGTGGCGCTGGTCCTCTTGTTCTCCTACGCGTTGCTGTGGGGGTTCGCCTTCGTCGGGCTCATGGCGTCGAACAGCGAGACCGCGCAGGTGATGGCGTTCCCGATCCTCTTCCCGTTGATCTTCGCGTCACCGGCGTTCGTGCCCGCCAGGCAGCTTCCGGGCTGGTTGCGTGCCTTCGCCAACCATCAGCCCGTCGGGGTGGTGATCAACGCCATGCGGGCGCTCATGGTCGGCCCCGCGGCCGGCGTCGGCAGTACCTCGGGCCACGTCGTCGAGGCCCTGGCGTGGTGCGCGGGGCTTCTGCTGGTGCTGGCGCCCTTGGCGGTGTGGCGCTACCGCCGCACCAGCTGA
- a CDS encoding ATP-binding cassette domain-containing protein, with protein sequence MASTSTTPAIEAHDLHKTFGGTVVALDGVSFAVEQGTVFGLLGPNGAGKTTAVRILTTIINPDAGWGRVLGYDVVHHADTVRPLIGLAGQYAAVDENLTGRENLTMVGRLNHLARDVVARRAVELLEQFGLSDAGDRPLKTYSGGMRRRLDVAAALVARPKVLFLDEPTTGLDPQSRMDVWSMVEGLVGEGTSVLLTTQYLEEADRLAGHIAVVDRGHVIAEGTPAQLKADLGATVLDVGLPDAEAAQRAAVILQTVGAKSPTVVGSIVELPVDDGPRVAMEVLRLLDQHALAPTTFRLREPSLDDVFLALTGQRAEEDGAGPEGAPATEPGSRRRRRRARAAAGTTGDGGGR encoded by the coding sequence ATGGCGTCGACATCGACCACACCTGCCATCGAGGCCCACGATCTGCACAAGACCTTCGGCGGCACCGTGGTCGCCCTCGACGGGGTGAGCTTCGCCGTCGAGCAGGGGACGGTCTTCGGCCTGTTGGGGCCGAACGGTGCCGGCAAGACCACCGCGGTGCGGATCCTGACGACGATCATCAATCCCGACGCGGGATGGGGCCGCGTCCTCGGGTACGACGTCGTCCACCACGCCGACACCGTGCGCCCGCTCATCGGGCTGGCGGGCCAGTACGCGGCCGTGGACGAGAACCTCACCGGCCGGGAGAACCTGACCATGGTGGGGCGCCTCAACCACCTGGCACGGGACGTGGTGGCCCGGCGGGCGGTCGAGCTCCTCGAGCAGTTCGGGCTGAGCGACGCCGGCGACCGACCGCTCAAGACCTACTCGGGGGGGATGCGACGCCGGCTGGACGTGGCCGCCGCGCTGGTGGCGCGGCCGAAGGTGCTGTTCCTCGACGAGCCGACCACCGGCCTCGACCCCCAGAGCCGGATGGATGTGTGGTCGATGGTCGAGGGCCTCGTGGGCGAAGGCACCTCGGTGCTTCTCACCACGCAGTACCTGGAGGAAGCCGATCGCCTCGCCGGCCACATCGCCGTCGTCGACCGGGGCCATGTCATCGCCGAGGGGACGCCGGCACAGCTCAAGGCCGATCTGGGTGCCACTGTGCTCGACGTCGGCCTTCCCGACGCCGAGGCGGCTCAGCGCGCCGCGGTGATCCTCCAGACGGTGGGAGCCAAGAGCCCGACGGTCGTGGGGTCGATCGTCGAGCTTCCGGTGGACGACGGGCCCCGGGTCGCCATGGAGGTGCTGCGCCTGCTCGACCAGCACGCCCTCGCACCCACGACGTTCCGGCTGCGCGAACCGAGTCTCGACGACGTGTTCCTGGCGCTCACCGGCCAACGGGCCGAAGAGGACGGTGCCGGGCCCGAGGGCGCGCCCGCGACGGAACCCGGTTCACGCCGCCGCCGCCGCCGGGCCCGGGCCGCGGCGGGGACGACCGGCGACGGAGGTGGACGATGA
- a CDS encoding PadR family transcriptional regulator yields MARRKVGNPLALAVLGCLSERPMHPYEMATTMRARHKDESIKLNYGSLYTVVEALVRHRLIEAHETVREGRRPERTVYRITDAGSHELVDWLGELVSTPAKEYLRFEAGLSLLPVLSPSEATSLLAIRCQHLEVDLAQRRTVRDLIGEQGVPRLFVVEYEYTTALLEAELAWTRSLVTEIEAGSLEGIEMWKDFHQQDRGAATAGTSGPDRR; encoded by the coding sequence ATGGCACGCCGCAAGGTCGGGAACCCGCTCGCCCTGGCCGTGCTGGGCTGTCTCTCCGAGCGGCCCATGCACCCCTACGAGATGGCCACCACGATGCGCGCCCGCCACAAGGACGAGAGCATCAAGCTGAACTACGGGTCGCTGTACACGGTGGTCGAGGCGCTGGTGCGCCACCGGTTGATCGAGGCGCACGAGACCGTGCGCGAGGGACGGCGCCCGGAGCGGACCGTCTACCGCATCACCGATGCCGGCTCCCACGAGCTGGTGGACTGGTTGGGTGAGCTCGTGAGCACGCCGGCCAAGGAATACCTCCGGTTCGAGGCGGGATTGTCCCTGTTGCCGGTGCTGTCGCCGTCCGAGGCGACGAGCCTCCTGGCCATCCGCTGCCAGCACCTGGAGGTCGACCTCGCCCAGCGCCGCACCGTCCGCGACCTGATCGGGGAGCAGGGCGTGCCGCGTCTGTTCGTCGTGGAGTACGAATACACCACCGCCCTGCTCGAGGCCGAGCTGGCGTGGACCCGCTCGCTCGTCACCGAGATCGAGGCGGGGTCGCTCGAAGGTATCGAGATGTGGAAGGACTTCCATCAGCAGGACCGGGGTGCCGCCACGGCCGGCACGAGCGGTCCGGACAGGAGATGA
- a CDS encoding Gfo/Idh/MocA family oxidoreductase, giving the protein MSDPADLRVALVGYGLAGSVFHGPLVAATPGLALTTIVTGDPSRRARARLDFPGAAVVGSTDELWADAGAHDLVVVATTTGSHVDVATAAVDAGLAVVVEKPLAPRAEPGRTLVDRAAAAGVMLTVFHNRRWDAEFLTLRRLVGAGVLGDVVRFESRFERWRPDPSVGAWRHELPADDGGGVLLDLGIHLVDQALVLLGPATHVTGEVASRRGGADDDVFVALRHASGAISHLWASAVAAAPGPRLRVLGREAAYVVEHLDGQEDQLRAGRRPGDPGFGVEPPLRWGRLRRGDDGEPVPSEPGRWPAFYEGVAQALRGGGAPPVDPADAVRALQVLDAARRSAREASVVAL; this is encoded by the coding sequence GTGAGCGACCCCGCGGACCTGCGGGTGGCGCTCGTCGGGTACGGGCTGGCGGGGTCGGTCTTCCACGGGCCTCTCGTCGCCGCCACGCCGGGACTCGCCCTCACGACCATCGTCACGGGCGACCCGTCGCGGCGCGCCCGGGCCCGACTCGACTTTCCCGGCGCCGCCGTGGTGGGGAGCACCGACGAGCTGTGGGCGGATGCCGGCGCGCACGACCTCGTGGTGGTGGCCACGACGACCGGCTCGCACGTGGACGTCGCCACGGCGGCTGTCGACGCCGGGCTCGCCGTGGTGGTCGAGAAGCCGCTGGCGCCGCGCGCCGAGCCCGGTCGTACCCTCGTGGACCGTGCCGCCGCCGCCGGCGTGATGCTCACGGTGTTCCACAACCGACGCTGGGACGCCGAGTTCCTGACGCTGCGACGGCTCGTCGGCGCGGGTGTCCTCGGCGACGTGGTGCGCTTCGAGTCGCGCTTCGAGCGGTGGCGCCCCGACCCCTCCGTCGGCGCCTGGCGCCACGAGCTCCCGGCCGACGACGGGGGAGGGGTGCTCCTCGACCTCGGCATCCACCTGGTCGACCAGGCGCTGGTCCTGCTCGGCCCGGCGACCCACGTCACCGGGGAGGTGGCGTCGCGCCGTGGCGGTGCCGACGACGACGTGTTCGTGGCGCTGCGGCACGCGTCGGGCGCCATCTCGCACCTGTGGGCGAGCGCGGTGGCGGCCGCTCCCGGGCCCCGCCTGCGGGTCCTCGGGCGCGAGGCCGCTTACGTGGTGGAGCACCTCGACGGCCAGGAGGACCAGCTCCGGGCCGGCCGCCGCCCCGGTGACCCGGGGTTCGGCGTCGAGCCCCCGCTACGGTGGGGACGGCTCCGGCGGGGCGACGACGGCGAGCCGGTGCCGAGCGAGCCCGGGCGGTGGCCCGCGTTCTACGAGGGGGTGGCACAGGCGCTGCGGGGCGGCGGTGCACCGCCGGTCGACCCCGCCGACGCCGTGCGGGCCCTGCAGGTCCTCGACGCCGCCCGGCGCAGCGCCCGGGAGGCGTCGGTCGTCGCACTCTGA
- a CDS encoding ATP-binding cassette domain-containing protein, translating into MSTVEEAGTTSESVGGGGRAERPAGAPLLELRGLSKNFGPVQALTAVDLVVPTDQVTALVGDNGAGKSVLIKCIAGIHAPEHGQIIWQGRPVHIRTPKDAAALGIETVYQDLALCDNLDIVQNMFLGRERLRRSILDEDSMEKAAAETLSGLAVTSVRSIRQPVASLSGGQRQSVAVAKAVMWNSKLVIMDEPTAALGVAQTRMVLDLIKRLADQGLAVIVISHNLNDVFEVADRLAILHLGRLVSSGPVAEYDRQLVVELMATGAATRSVGDERPSAAPAPGDQQGVG; encoded by the coding sequence TTGAGCACCGTCGAGGAGGCGGGCACCACGTCCGAGAGCGTGGGCGGTGGCGGGCGGGCGGAGCGGCCGGCCGGCGCACCGCTCCTCGAGCTCCGGGGGCTCAGCAAGAACTTCGGCCCCGTCCAGGCGCTGACCGCCGTCGACCTCGTCGTGCCCACCGATCAGGTGACCGCCCTGGTGGGCGACAACGGTGCGGGCAAGTCCGTGCTCATCAAGTGCATCGCCGGCATCCACGCACCCGAGCACGGCCAGATCATCTGGCAGGGCCGCCCCGTCCACATCCGGACGCCCAAGGACGCCGCCGCTCTGGGCATCGAGACCGTGTACCAGGACCTCGCCTTGTGCGACAACCTCGACATCGTCCAGAACATGTTCCTGGGACGCGAGCGGCTGCGCCGCAGCATCCTCGACGAGGATTCCATGGAGAAGGCCGCCGCCGAGACGCTGTCGGGGTTGGCGGTGACGAGCGTCCGGTCCATCCGCCAGCCCGTGGCCTCGCTGTCGGGTGGTCAGCGCCAGTCCGTGGCGGTGGCGAAGGCGGTCATGTGGAACTCCAAGCTCGTGATCATGGACGAGCCCACCGCCGCCCTGGGCGTGGCGCAGACCCGGATGGTGCTCGACCTGATCAAGCGACTCGCCGACCAGGGCCTGGCCGTGATCGTGATCTCCCACAACCTGAACGACGTCTTCGAGGTCGCCGACCGCCTCGCCATCCTGCACCTCGGGCGCCTGGTGTCGAGCGGCCCGGTCGCCGAGTACGACCGCCAGCTCGTGGTGGAGCTCATGGCGACCGGCGCCGCCACCCGGTCGGTGGGCGACGAGCGCCCGTCGGCCGCTCCTGCCCCCGGCGATCAGCAAGGGGTGGGTTGA
- a CDS encoding substrate-binding domain-containing protein, translating to MTMGKQRNVRRLGVVSLVLVVGMIAAACSSSTTSGTTTTSGGNVPTNIKATSFTSDFSVMTSLRSLASQGHGMIGALLPDTASSARYVSFDAPYLAQAFQKAGLTSSQYKIDNAQGSDSTELTQAQADITAGATVLLMDGLDSGVGSAIESYAKSHGVKVIDYDRISLGGSRDYYVSFDNVKVGQLIGQGAVDCISSWNVTSPHVFELDGSPTDNNATLFAQGYNSVLSPKYTAGTYTKVGEQAVPNWDNQQALTLFQQQYTAHKDINVVVAANDGLGNSVISALKTANVPAKKIPVTGQDATLQGMQNVLSGYQCGSVYKPIYLEAQAAVALALYLRAGKTPPSGLVNGTVKDTTGNVNVPSVLLTPVWVTAANMNATVIKDKFIPASTLCAGTFASDCTQVGITP from the coding sequence ATGACCATGGGGAAACAACGCAACGTGAGGCGGCTGGGGGTTGTTTCCCTTGTGCTCGTCGTGGGAATGATCGCCGCCGCGTGCAGTAGCTCGACGACGAGCGGCACCACGACGACGTCGGGTGGCAACGTCCCGACGAACATCAAGGCGACGTCGTTCACGAGTGACTTCTCGGTCATGACGAGCCTCCGGTCGCTGGCCAGCCAGGGCCACGGCATGATCGGCGCACTGTTGCCGGACACCGCCTCGTCGGCCCGCTACGTGTCGTTCGACGCCCCGTACCTGGCCCAGGCGTTCCAGAAGGCCGGGCTGACGTCGAGCCAGTACAAGATCGACAACGCCCAGGGCTCCGACTCCACCGAGCTCACCCAGGCCCAGGCCGATATCACGGCCGGGGCGACGGTCCTGCTCATGGACGGGTTGGACTCCGGGGTCGGGTCGGCCATCGAGTCGTACGCCAAGTCCCACGGCGTGAAGGTCATCGACTACGACCGCATCAGCCTCGGCGGCAGCCGCGACTACTACGTCAGCTTCGACAACGTGAAGGTCGGTCAGCTGATCGGCCAAGGTGCCGTGGACTGCATCTCCTCGTGGAACGTCACGAGCCCGCACGTGTTCGAGCTCGACGGCTCCCCGACGGACAACAACGCCACGCTGTTCGCCCAGGGTTACAACTCGGTGCTCTCGCCGAAGTACACGGCCGGCACGTACACGAAGGTCGGTGAGCAGGCCGTCCCGAACTGGGACAACCAGCAGGCGCTCACCCTCTTCCAGCAGCAGTACACGGCCCACAAGGACATCAACGTGGTGGTGGCGGCCAACGACGGGCTCGGCAACTCGGTGATCTCGGCGCTGAAGACGGCCAACGTCCCGGCCAAGAAGATCCCCGTGACCGGCCAGGACGCCACGCTCCAGGGCATGCAGAACGTGCTGTCGGGCTACCAGTGTGGCTCGGTGTACAAGCCGATCTACCTGGAGGCGCAGGCGGCCGTGGCGCTGGCGCTCTACCTGCGGGCCGGCAAGACGCCCCCCTCGGGCCTGGTGAACGGCACCGTCAAGGACACCACCGGGAACGTCAACGTCCCCTCGGTGCTCCTGACCCCGGTCTGGGTCACCGCGGCGAACATGAACGCCACCGTCATCAAGGACAAGTTCATCCCGGCGTCCACACTGTGCGCGGGCACCTTCGCCAGTGACTGCACGCAGGTGGGGATCACCCCGTAA
- a CDS encoding endonuclease/exonuclease/phosphatase family protein produces MPPVVVASYNVHGGVDGWGRPFDVVGTCRRIDADVLVLQESWASDGQATMAERVAAELGYAVTELTLARGRIVAPRADVGTRWGPRPWARNAYGLRLERRHPGPGERRAHRGAPPRAIEHGEWRIAVLSRLGVRRTSTIRLGQLDGDPARRGAIVAEIAVPGAARDLRVVGTHLAHLSQGSPRHIAALRRELASSDPCVLAGDMNMWGPPLSLLLPGWSRAVRGRTWPAWTRWPLAQSDHILVTNAVGTEGGEVLAIPGSDHFPVRARLVI; encoded by the coding sequence ATGCCGCCGGTTGTTGTCGCCAGCTACAACGTCCACGGAGGCGTCGACGGCTGGGGCCGACCCTTCGACGTGGTGGGCACCTGCCGCCGGATCGACGCCGACGTCCTGGTGCTCCAGGAGTCCTGGGCCTCCGACGGCCAGGCGACGATGGCCGAGCGGGTGGCGGCCGAGCTGGGTTACGCGGTCACCGAGCTCACGCTCGCCCGGGGACGGATCGTGGCCCCCCGCGCGGACGTGGGGACGCGATGGGGCCCTCGCCCGTGGGCGCGCAACGCGTACGGGCTGCGGCTCGAGCGTCGCCACCCCGGCCCTGGCGAACGGCGGGCGCACCGCGGCGCGCCGCCGCGTGCGATCGAGCACGGTGAGTGGCGGATCGCGGTGCTGTCACGCCTGGGCGTCCGCCGCACTTCGACGATCCGTCTCGGTCAGCTCGACGGTGACCCCGCACGCCGGGGTGCGATCGTGGCGGAGATCGCCGTTCCCGGCGCGGCGCGTGATCTCCGTGTCGTCGGGACGCATCTCGCCCATCTCAGCCAGGGATCCCCCCGTCACATCGCCGCCCTACGGCGAGAGCTGGCGTCGTCGGACCCGTGCGTGCTCGCCGGCGACATGAACATGTGGGGACCCCCTCTGTCGCTCCTCCTCCCGGGTTGGTCGCGCGCCGTGCGCGGCCGGACGTGGCCGGCGTGGACGAGATGGCCACTCGCACAGAGTGACCACATCCTCGTCACGAACGCCGTTGGTACGGAGGGTGGTGAGGTGCTCGCCATCCCCGGCTCCGACCATTTCCCGGTGCGCGCCCGGCTTGTGATCTGA